The following are encoded together in the Azospirillum lipoferum 4B genome:
- a CDS encoding extracellular solute-binding protein has protein sequence MSKIENAQTETQRSSAETQHAAKSFTRRLLLQSAAAAAGVASVGPFVLREGRAASGSVKIFSWAGYISQDMLADFEKKTGVKATLTEYGTNDELLNQLKATGGAGFDIIHPTVDRVPNYVEFELVQPLDESKVKWDGCLKSSVEGSAGMGGVVGAKRYFAPADWGTEALAYDMKKAPLAYGTASYGDLWAPANAGKVTVRGHSSLIGIALWLESQGKLPHPVRDQFKDEAKARANFDAILKVAAANKKSVAQFWTNENEAQGAFRTNGCVIGQTWDSTAVALRKEGLPVRFVAPKEGALAWMEGFAIPKKAENLENAYAWINWFYTPQAGALYTNHSGISSTAVGAEAHLSDLNKQFFADAYPGDALQKLWWWPIQEAWYVSIRNEYQDRFLAA, from the coding sequence ATGTCCAAGATCGAGAACGCCCAGACCGAGACCCAGCGGTCCAGCGCCGAGACGCAGCACGCCGCCAAGAGCTTCACCCGCCGCCTGCTGCTGCAGAGCGCCGCGGCTGCCGCCGGCGTCGCCTCGGTCGGTCCCTTCGTGCTGCGCGAGGGCCGCGCGGCGTCGGGGTCGGTGAAGATCTTCTCCTGGGCCGGCTACATCAGCCAGGACATGCTGGCCGATTTCGAGAAGAAGACCGGCGTCAAGGCGACCCTGACCGAATACGGCACCAACGACGAGCTGCTGAACCAGCTGAAGGCCACCGGCGGCGCCGGCTTCGACATCATCCACCCCACCGTCGACCGCGTGCCGAACTATGTCGAGTTCGAGCTGGTGCAGCCGCTCGACGAATCGAAGGTGAAGTGGGACGGCTGCCTGAAGTCGTCGGTCGAGGGCTCCGCCGGGATGGGCGGCGTCGTCGGGGCCAAGCGTTACTTCGCCCCGGCCGACTGGGGCACCGAGGCGCTGGCCTATGACATGAAGAAGGCGCCGCTCGCCTACGGCACCGCCAGCTACGGCGACCTGTGGGCGCCGGCCAACGCCGGCAAGGTGACGGTGCGCGGCCATTCCTCGCTGATCGGCATCGCGCTGTGGCTGGAAAGCCAGGGCAAGCTGCCCCACCCCGTCCGCGACCAGTTCAAGGACGAGGCGAAGGCCCGCGCCAACTTCGACGCCATCCTGAAGGTGGCCGCCGCCAACAAGAAGTCGGTCGCCCAGTTCTGGACCAACGAGAACGAGGCCCAGGGCGCCTTCCGCACCAACGGCTGCGTCATCGGCCAGACCTGGGACTCGACCGCCGTCGCGCTGCGCAAGGAAGGGCTGCCGGTCCGCTTCGTGGCGCCGAAGGAAGGGGCGCTCGCCTGGATGGAAGGCTTCGCCATCCCGAAGAAGGCGGAGAACCTGGAGAATGCCTATGCCTGGATCAACTGGTTCTACACGCCCCAGGCCGGCGCGCTCTACACCAACCATTCCGGCATCTCCAGCACGGCGGTCGGCGCCGAGGCGCATCTGTCGGACCTGAACAAGCAGTTCTTCGCCGACGCCTATCCGGGCGACGCGCTGCAGAAGCTGTGGTGGTGGCCGATCCAGGAGGCGTGGTACGTCTCCATCCGCAACGAGTACCAGGATCGCTTCCTGGCGGCGTGA
- the tagF gene encoding type VI secretion system-associated protein TagF — translation MGAFGMPRGADPVMGFHGKVPARGDFVGHGLPAAVLGPWDRWLSAALGEAGRRLGGEWDPLFAQAPVWRFALSAGLCGAAPLVGVWMPSADRVGRQYPFTIAAGLPAGFDIADAPAACAAWLSRAEALAADACRAGTDVEGLPARLAILGRPEPERISPATRALLNRLSGPLAADASLWWTRGAGRVAPSLLSCSGLPAGPRPTAFLDGAWNRWGWENAGEG, via the coding sequence ATGGGAGCGTTCGGCATGCCGCGCGGCGCCGATCCGGTGATGGGCTTCCATGGCAAGGTGCCGGCGCGCGGCGATTTCGTCGGCCACGGCCTGCCGGCGGCGGTTCTCGGCCCCTGGGACCGCTGGCTGTCGGCGGCACTGGGCGAGGCCGGGCGGCGGCTGGGCGGTGAATGGGACCCTCTGTTCGCCCAAGCTCCGGTCTGGCGCTTCGCCCTGTCCGCCGGCCTGTGCGGCGCCGCCCCGCTGGTGGGGGTGTGGATGCCCAGCGCCGACCGGGTCGGCCGCCAGTACCCCTTCACCATCGCCGCCGGCCTGCCCGCCGGCTTCGACATCGCCGACGCCCCCGCCGCCTGCGCCGCATGGCTGTCCCGTGCCGAGGCGCTGGCGGCGGATGCCTGCCGCGCCGGTACCGACGTGGAGGGGCTGCCGGCCCGCCTCGCCATCCTCGGCCGTCCGGAGCCGGAACGCATCAGCCCCGCCACCCGCGCCCTGCTGAACCGCCTGTCCGGCCCGCTGGCGGCGGATGCCAGCCTGTGGTGGACCCGCGGCGCCGGGCGCGTCGCCCCGTCGCTGCTGTCCTGTTCCGGCCTGCCCGCCGGCCCGCGCCCGACCGCCTTCCTCGACGGTGCCTGGAACCGCTGGGGCTGGGAGAATGCCGGCGAGGGGTAG
- a CDS encoding transglycosylase domain-containing protein, with protein MTADRPDHMTEQHRTGQLYAGPRPVRTRDDPSPLDRLSGRLSAGGIALGLARTVASAALASLRRGKPRRKAPPPSAAPPPTPYKPAQRPRRRSGLSFFKLSFFKLPSFTIPRISLPKLRSSKPSARRSGGALPPQPPAPPPGRPGRAPQPPRKGGGWGRRLVQWGLVAAIWCGIALGMVLAWFALDLPDISKVAQFERRASVTVLAADGTEFARFGDLHGTTLSVRDLPPHLVDAVLAIEDRRFYSHFGIDPLGLARAVYVNWRSGRAVQGGSTITQQLAKNLFLTPEKSLKRKIQEAMLALWLETRFTKDQILTAYLNRVYLGAGTFGVDAAARTYFGKPATEVDIRESAVLAGLLKAPSRYAPSSNPDESAERARVVMAAMLDAGYLTQAQYEAARAAKPSPKRKPGGDGRYFADWVTDLVPGFAGPDHGDVIVRTTLDLKMQRAAEQRMEALLAGPGAAANVRQGALVAMSPDGAVRALVGGRDYDSSEFNRATQALRQPGSAFKPFVYLAALEAGWSPDSLIDDAPVQLGNWSPGNYDGKYRGTVTLAAALAHSSNTATARLIDRVGTDRVRRIASNLGIASPLTRDLSLALGTSEVTPLELVRAYAGIANRGAPVWAYAITEIKSRDGTLLYRRQGGGGGAVVDPAHAVQLTRMMGGVLDYGTGRSARLNRPAAAKSGTTQDYHDAWFVGFTADLVAGVWLGNDNNDAMKKVTGGSLPAKLWRDFMMDAHAGKPARPLPGLDGAPAWTPPPGVVPQGGVPVASAEPRSGGGIGSLIEKIAGTSATPFGTAPRVQYDYSNSGVR; from the coding sequence GTGACCGCCGACCGACCGGACCACATGACGGAGCAGCACCGGACGGGTCAGCTTTATGCCGGCCCCCGCCCTGTCCGCACCCGCGACGACCCGTCGCCGCTCGACAGACTGTCCGGCCGGCTGTCCGCCGGCGGCATCGCCCTTGGCCTTGCCCGCACCGTCGCGTCGGCGGCGCTGGCGTCGCTCCGCCGCGGCAAGCCGCGCCGCAAGGCGCCGCCGCCGTCGGCCGCCCCGCCGCCGACGCCCTACAAGCCGGCGCAGCGGCCGCGCCGCCGGTCCGGCCTGTCGTTTTTCAAGCTGTCGTTTTTCAAGCTGCCGTCCTTCACCATTCCAAGGATCTCCTTGCCCAAACTCCGCTCGTCCAAGCCGTCCGCCCGCCGGTCCGGCGGTGCCCTGCCGCCGCAGCCGCCGGCCCCGCCCCCTGGGCGTCCCGGCCGGGCGCCGCAACCTCCCCGCAAGGGCGGAGGGTGGGGCCGGCGGCTGGTGCAGTGGGGGCTGGTCGCCGCCATCTGGTGCGGCATCGCGCTGGGCATGGTGCTGGCCTGGTTCGCGCTCGACCTGCCGGACATCTCCAAGGTGGCGCAGTTCGAACGGCGCGCCTCCGTCACCGTGCTGGCCGCCGATGGGACGGAGTTCGCCCGCTTCGGCGACCTGCACGGTACGACGCTGAGCGTGCGCGACCTGCCGCCGCATCTGGTCGATGCCGTGCTGGCAATCGAGGACCGCCGCTTCTACAGCCATTTCGGCATCGACCCGCTGGGTCTGGCGCGCGCCGTCTATGTCAACTGGCGTTCCGGCCGGGCGGTGCAGGGCGGATCGACCATCACCCAGCAGCTGGCCAAGAACCTGTTCCTGACGCCGGAGAAGTCGCTGAAGCGCAAGATCCAGGAAGCCATGCTGGCGCTCTGGCTGGAGACCCGCTTCACCAAGGACCAGATCCTCACCGCCTATCTGAACCGCGTCTATCTCGGCGCCGGCACCTTCGGGGTGGACGCCGCCGCCCGCACCTATTTCGGCAAGCCGGCGACCGAGGTCGACATCCGCGAATCGGCGGTTCTGGCCGGCCTGCTGAAGGCGCCGTCGCGCTACGCCCCCAGTTCCAACCCCGACGAGTCGGCGGAGCGGGCGCGGGTGGTGATGGCGGCGATGCTGGACGCGGGCTATCTCACCCAGGCGCAGTATGAGGCGGCGCGCGCCGCCAAGCCCTCGCCCAAGCGCAAGCCCGGCGGCGACGGGCGCTATTTCGCCGATTGGGTGACCGATCTGGTGCCGGGCTTCGCCGGTCCCGACCATGGCGACGTGATCGTCCGCACCACGCTGGACCTGAAGATGCAGCGCGCCGCCGAACAGCGGATGGAGGCGCTGCTGGCCGGTCCCGGTGCCGCCGCCAACGTCCGCCAGGGCGCCCTGGTCGCCATGAGTCCCGACGGCGCGGTGCGCGCGCTGGTCGGCGGCCGCGATTACGACAGCAGCGAGTTCAACCGCGCCACCCAGGCGCTGCGCCAGCCGGGCTCCGCCTTCAAGCCCTTCGTCTATCTGGCGGCGCTGGAGGCCGGCTGGTCCCCCGACAGCCTGATCGACGACGCGCCGGTCCAGCTCGGCAATTGGAGCCCCGGCAATTACGACGGCAAGTATCGCGGCACCGTCACGCTGGCCGCGGCGCTGGCCCATTCCTCCAACACGGCGACGGCGCGGCTGATCGATAGGGTCGGCACCGACAGGGTGCGGCGCATCGCGTCGAACCTCGGCATCGCCTCGCCGCTGACCCGCGACCTGTCGCTGGCGCTCGGCACCAGCGAGGTGACGCCGCTGGAACTGGTGCGCGCCTATGCCGGCATCGCCAACCGCGGCGCCCCGGTCTGGGCCTATGCCATTACCGAGATCAAGAGCCGCGACGGCACCCTGCTGTACCGGCGCCAGGGCGGCGGCGGCGGGGCGGTGGTCGATCCCGCCCATGCGGTTCAGCTGACCCGGATGATGGGCGGCGTGCTGGATTACGGCACCGGCCGCAGCGCCCGGCTGAACCGCCCGGCAGCGGCCAAGTCCGGCACGACCCAGGACTATCACGACGCCTGGTTCGTCGGCTTCACCGCCGATCTGGTCGCCGGGGTGTGGCTGGGCAACGACAACAACGATGCGATGAAGAAGGTCACCGGCGGCAGCCTGCCGGCCAAGCTGTGGCGCGACTTCATGATGGACGCCCACGCCGGCAAGCCCGCCCGTCCGCTCCCCGGCCTGGACGGCGCCCCCGCCTGGACGCCTCCGCCGGGGGTGGTGCCGCAGGGCGGCGTTCCGGTCGCCTCCGCCGAGCCGAGGTCGGGCGGTGGAATCGGCTCCCTGATCGAAAAGATCGCCGGCACCTCCGCCACCCCCTTTGGCACCGCCCCGCGGGTGCAGTACGACTACAGCAACAGCGGGGTGCGGTAG
- the tssM gene encoding type VI secretion system membrane subunit TssM, producing MADPRPAKAGAKKAGAKPAKRRRKPAAVPSPHRSARARWALSLTGALALGLAGWLLLPRLAAALAPHLLPTVQADWSIRLLPLVLALAGWVAFNRRTDARERAANARLLEALAATRDPELKASLEEIATVRKRMDAVLARLRKRRGGRYLYQLPWYLVIGAPGSGKTTALANAGLGATAADGSVAGPLAGLAGTRNCDWWFTDRAVLIDTAGRYTTQDSRRAVDGRVWSGLLDLLKEHRPLQPANGVLLTLSLPDLAAWDEAERRNHAILIRQRLNELRVQLGLRLPVYLLLTKADLLDGFTTFFDPLDREARSQVWGLTLPAAEREEGPLPVFRDLYAGLVRRLDERLLDRLHQEPDLRRRADAFALPLRVVELEPALADIVDTVFGSEHGEETPRLRGLYLTSATQTGGALALLEPDPAAGASSYFLDRLLPDVVFPEANLAQLDRAVERARRRRSALSAVAALTLALLVGGWWLVSARGNAALLESADAGAAAVEAALRPLDTPPRSLARVDDADPAAILPALDALRALPLAFDSAHSWAEPALAGGLYQGARIAGPSQEAYRRALRSQFLARLALRLEERLRADWALPDQLRQTLRIYRMVGGVETMDAGALAEWVALDWQRTLPGPANEARRRALGDHLAALFAVGFAPVPPDEALVARVEEVLAQSAPPAIARPMPQPGRTELP from the coding sequence ATGGCCGATCCCCGTCCCGCAAAGGCTGGCGCGAAGAAGGCCGGCGCCAAGCCGGCCAAGCGCCGCCGCAAACCCGCCGCCGTCCCGTCGCCGCACCGCTCCGCCCGCGCCCGCTGGGCGTTGTCGCTGACCGGCGCGCTGGCGCTGGGGCTGGCCGGCTGGCTGCTGCTGCCGCGGTTGGCCGCGGCGCTGGCTCCCCATCTGCTGCCGACCGTCCAGGCCGACTGGAGTATCCGGCTGTTGCCGCTCGTCCTGGCGCTGGCCGGGTGGGTGGCGTTCAACCGCCGCACCGACGCCCGCGAGCGCGCTGCCAACGCCCGCCTGCTGGAGGCGCTGGCCGCCACCCGCGACCCGGAGTTGAAGGCCTCGCTGGAAGAGATCGCCACGGTGCGCAAGCGGATGGACGCGGTGCTCGCGCGGCTGCGCAAGCGGCGCGGCGGCCGTTACCTCTATCAGCTGCCCTGGTATCTGGTGATCGGCGCCCCCGGTTCGGGCAAGACCACGGCGCTGGCCAACGCAGGGCTTGGGGCCACCGCCGCCGACGGCAGCGTGGCCGGGCCGCTGGCCGGGTTGGCCGGCACCCGCAACTGCGACTGGTGGTTCACCGACCGTGCCGTGCTGATCGACACCGCCGGCCGCTACACCACCCAGGACAGCCGGCGGGCGGTGGACGGGCGGGTGTGGTCCGGCCTGCTCGACCTGCTGAAGGAACACCGGCCGCTCCAGCCAGCCAACGGCGTCCTGCTGACGCTCAGCCTGCCGGACCTCGCCGCCTGGGACGAGGCGGAACGGCGCAACCACGCCATCCTGATCCGCCAGCGCCTGAACGAGCTGCGCGTGCAGTTGGGCTTGCGGCTGCCGGTCTATCTGCTGCTGACCAAGGCCGACCTGCTGGACGGATTCACCACCTTCTTCGACCCGCTGGACCGCGAGGCGCGCTCGCAAGTGTGGGGATTGACCCTGCCGGCCGCCGAGCGGGAGGAAGGGCCTCTGCCGGTCTTCCGCGATCTCTATGCCGGGCTGGTGCGGCGGCTGGACGAACGGCTGCTCGACCGGCTGCACCAGGAACCGGACCTCCGCCGCCGCGCCGACGCCTTCGCCCTGCCGTTGCGCGTGGTGGAGTTGGAACCGGCGCTGGCCGACATCGTCGACACGGTCTTCGGCTCGGAGCATGGCGAGGAGACGCCCCGCCTGCGCGGCCTCTACCTGACCAGCGCCACCCAGACCGGCGGGGCGCTCGCCCTGCTGGAGCCGGACCCGGCCGCCGGCGCCTCCTCCTATTTCCTCGACCGGCTGCTGCCGGACGTCGTCTTTCCCGAGGCCAACCTCGCCCAGCTCGACCGGGCGGTGGAGCGCGCCCGCCGCCGCCGGAGCGCCCTGTCGGCCGTGGCCGCACTGACGCTGGCCCTGCTGGTCGGCGGCTGGTGGCTGGTCAGCGCCCGCGGCAATGCCGCCCTGCTGGAGAGCGCCGATGCCGGCGCCGCAGCGGTGGAGGCGGCGCTGCGCCCGCTCGACACGCCGCCGCGGTCGCTGGCGCGGGTGGACGATGCCGACCCGGCGGCGATCCTGCCGGCGCTGGACGCCCTGCGCGCCCTGCCGCTGGCCTTCGACAGCGCGCACAGCTGGGCCGAGCCCGCGCTTGCCGGCGGCCTGTACCAGGGCGCGCGCATCGCCGGCCCGTCGCAGGAGGCCTACCGCCGCGCCCTGCGCAGCCAGTTCCTCGCCCGCCTTGCCCTGCGGCTGGAGGAGCGGCTGCGCGCCGACTGGGCCTTGCCCGACCAGCTGCGCCAGACCCTGCGCATCTACCGCATGGTCGGCGGGGTGGAGACGATGGATGCCGGCGCCCTGGCGGAATGGGTGGCGCTGGACTGGCAGCGCACGCTGCCCGGCCCGGCCAACGAGGCACGCCGCCGCGCGCTGGGTGACCATCTGGCCGCCCTGTTCGCCGTCGGCTTCGCCCCGGTCCCGCCCGACGAGGCGCTGGTCGCCCGTGTCGAGGAGGTGCTGGCCCAATCCGCTCCCCCTGCCATCGCCCGGCCAATGCCCCAGCCCGGCCGGACCGAGCTGCCGTGA
- the icmH gene encoding type IVB secretion system protein IcmH/DotU has translation MQADDRADGVELLVEAVPPPVPDTPNPPPRSRDSLNPLLTVAAPVLALAGSLRDRALADSPRSAAAAALERFEREAAAAGLDPDDIAAARVALAATLDDVARAAGHGGASVAEPGAGVRFFDLLDGMLGDPRHHRHALELFYACLSLGFEGRFRDKPGGAHDLARLRDELYRILRRARGDVAAELSPAWAGVAEPFRPLRGGPGGTLPGWIVWAAVALGLSGLYVHLAGTLDRQAEPVVARIAALLPDRPIEIARMVPPPPPTAGPALIARITGQLAPEIRIGAVEVLAGEDGALVIRIPAAAMFATGSDAVKARHRAIVERVGQTLAAEPGGVRVVAHTDDQTPPTGRLPTAQALTDARAEAVRKLLERSLPPARLSAEGHGDQEPVALNDTPAGRDANRRVDIRLYPQ, from the coding sequence ATGCAGGCGGACGACCGAGCGGACGGAGTGGAGTTGCTGGTGGAGGCCGTGCCCCCGCCCGTCCCCGACACCCCGAATCCGCCTCCGCGCTCCCGCGACTCCCTCAACCCCCTGCTGACCGTCGCCGCCCCGGTGCTGGCGCTGGCGGGGAGCTTGCGCGACCGTGCCCTTGCCGACTCGCCGCGCTCTGCCGCCGCCGCGGCGCTGGAGCGGTTCGAGCGCGAGGCCGCCGCCGCCGGCCTCGACCCGGACGACATCGCCGCCGCCCGTGTCGCGCTGGCCGCCACGCTGGACGACGTCGCCCGCGCAGCCGGCCATGGCGGGGCGTCGGTGGCGGAACCCGGTGCCGGGGTGCGCTTCTTCGACCTGCTCGACGGCATGCTGGGCGACCCGCGCCACCACCGTCATGCGCTGGAGCTGTTCTACGCCTGCCTGTCGCTGGGCTTCGAGGGGCGGTTCCGCGACAAGCCCGGCGGCGCCCACGACCTCGCCCGCCTGCGCGACGAGCTGTACCGCATCCTGCGCCGCGCCCGCGGCGACGTGGCGGCGGAGCTGTCGCCGGCCTGGGCCGGTGTGGCGGAGCCGTTCCGCCCGCTGAGGGGCGGCCCGGGCGGCACCTTGCCCGGCTGGATCGTCTGGGCGGCGGTGGCGCTGGGCCTGTCCGGCCTCTACGTCCATCTCGCCGGCACCCTCGACCGGCAGGCGGAGCCGGTGGTCGCCCGCATCGCCGCCTTGCTGCCCGACCGCCCGATCGAGATCGCGCGGATGGTCCCGCCGCCGCCGCCCACCGCCGGCCCCGCCCTGATCGCCCGCATCACCGGCCAGTTGGCGCCGGAAATCCGCATCGGCGCGGTCGAGGTTCTGGCGGGGGAGGACGGCGCCCTGGTGATCCGCATCCCCGCGGCGGCGATGTTCGCCACCGGCAGCGACGCCGTGAAGGCCCGCCACCGCGCCATCGTGGAGCGAGTGGGCCAGACCCTGGCGGCGGAGCCCGGCGGCGTCCGGGTGGTCGCCCACACCGACGACCAGACCCCGCCCACCGGCCGCCTTCCCACCGCCCAGGCGCTGACCGATGCCCGCGCCGAAGCGGTGCGCAAGCTGCTGGAGCGCAGCCTGCCGCCCGCCCGCCTGTCGGCCGAGGGCCATGGCGACCAGGAGCCCGTCGCCCTGAACGACACGCCCGCCGGGCGGGACGCCAACCGGCGGGTCGACATCCGCCTCTATCCGCAATAG
- a CDS encoding tetratricopeptide repeat protein: protein MTDTPVPTLLEAAKRFRSNDLAGAEDVCRAILATDPHNAQALHLLGLVAAHTDHPDYALTLFAQAIAENGNDPSFHNSRGSLLFQQGRAAEAEEAFRAGLAVNPRLPELHGNLGNALKAQSRLDEAADCFRAALDLRAEAPEMHHFLAATLRELGELEEAERHFRTALEQAPDYLDVHYSLAELLSTRGRLAEAEAEFRIVLAAAPRFVPAQVGLAHVLQSLDRAAEAIEVIESAREQAPDHPMVKFTRRLIYSNAVPGWHLPMINDFERNEAYKQSLERAVKPDSLVLEIGTGSGIVAMMAARAGAKKVVTCEVNPILARVAKETVARNGYADRIDVVPRLSTQLTVGEGGDLPEKADVFVSELINIGMLAPRMLSVLQHARTHLVKPGGAIIPRASTVYAMLVETPELARINPVETIDGFDMGSFDVFRSPGYQQIDLGADAHTPLSKPFTALDFDFTRNMPEEGERVIDVTIVTAGTCHGVAFWFDLFMDDEVVYKSESRARTNHWKQAMTFLEKPIALSAGDRLRIVARYDNNQISFGVDGLMGGKGV, encoded by the coding sequence ATGACCGACACCCCCGTCCCCACCCTGCTCGAAGCGGCGAAGCGTTTCCGCAGCAACGATCTGGCTGGGGCGGAAGATGTCTGCCGGGCGATCCTGGCGACCGACCCGCACAATGCCCAGGCGCTGCATCTGCTGGGGCTGGTCGCCGCCCACACCGACCATCCCGACTATGCGCTGACCCTGTTCGCCCAGGCCATCGCGGAGAACGGCAACGACCCGTCCTTCCACAACAGCCGCGGCAGCCTGCTCTTCCAGCAGGGCCGTGCGGCGGAGGCGGAGGAGGCGTTCCGCGCCGGCCTTGCCGTCAACCCGCGCCTGCCGGAACTGCACGGCAACCTGGGCAACGCGCTGAAGGCGCAGAGCCGGCTGGACGAGGCGGCCGACTGCTTCCGCGCCGCGCTCGACCTGCGGGCGGAAGCGCCGGAGATGCACCATTTCCTCGCCGCCACCCTGCGCGAGCTGGGCGAGCTGGAGGAGGCCGAACGGCATTTCCGCACCGCGCTGGAGCAGGCGCCCGACTATCTCGACGTCCATTACAGCCTGGCGGAGCTGCTCTCCACCCGCGGCCGGCTGGCGGAGGCGGAGGCGGAGTTCCGCATCGTGCTGGCCGCCGCCCCGCGCTTCGTCCCGGCCCAGGTCGGGCTCGCCCATGTGCTGCAGAGCCTGGACCGTGCGGCGGAGGCCATCGAGGTGATCGAATCGGCGCGCGAACAGGCGCCCGACCACCCCATGGTGAAGTTCACCCGCCGGCTGATCTATTCCAACGCGGTGCCCGGCTGGCACCTGCCGATGATCAACGATTTCGAGCGGAACGAGGCCTACAAACAGTCGCTGGAACGGGCGGTGAAGCCCGATTCCCTGGTGCTGGAGATCGGCACCGGCTCCGGCATCGTCGCCATGATGGCGGCGCGCGCGGGCGCGAAGAAGGTGGTGACCTGCGAGGTCAACCCGATCCTGGCCCGCGTCGCCAAGGAAACGGTGGCGCGCAACGGCTATGCCGACCGCATCGACGTGGTGCCGCGCCTGTCCACCCAGCTGACGGTGGGCGAGGGCGGCGACCTGCCGGAGAAGGCCGACGTCTTCGTGTCGGAACTGATCAACATCGGCATGCTGGCCCCGCGCATGCTGTCGGTTCTGCAGCATGCCCGCACCCATCTGGTGAAGCCGGGCGGCGCCATCATCCCGCGCGCCTCCACCGTCTACGCCATGCTGGTGGAGACGCCGGAGCTGGCCCGCATCAACCCGGTGGAGACCATCGACGGCTTCGACATGGGCAGCTTCGACGTCTTCCGCTCCCCCGGCTACCAGCAGATCGACCTCGGCGCCGACGCCCACACGCCGCTGTCCAAGCCCTTCACCGCGCTGGATTTCGACTTCACCCGCAACATGCCGGAAGAGGGCGAGCGGGTGATCGACGTGACCATCGTCACCGCCGGCACCTGCCACGGCGTCGCCTTCTGGTTCGACCTCTTCATGGACGACGAGGTGGTCTACAAGTCGGAAAGCCGCGCCCGCACCAACCATTGGAAGCAGGCGATGACCTTCCTGGAAAAGCCGATCGCCCTGTCGGCCGGCGACCGCCTGCGCATCGTCGCCCGCTACGACAACAACCAGATCTCCTTCGGGGTGGACGGGTTGATGGGGGGTAAGGGCGTTTGA
- a CDS encoding MFS transporter, translating to MSEAVASHTPSRRAIASWCLYDWANSAYNTIITTFVFSVYFARGVVGDPVEGTARWGAAMTAAGVAIALLSPVLGAIADRAGRRKPWMALFTGLTVAFTVALWWVRPDPADAAFALACVVIATVSFELANVFYNASLPGLVPPRLLGRVSGWGWGIGYFGGLTCLVLALVGFVQAPAPLFGLFGLQWADWGEQANVRATALLAAVWYGVFALPYFLWVPDEPSTGQGLLRAARDGVATLVATLREARRYRQVMRFLIASAFYRDGINTITAFGGIFAAGTFGMSFEEILVFAIVLNVVAGAGAIGFAWMDDRAGAKPVILIALAGMSFCSVPLLLATDRLWFWVFALGLGLFFGPAQAAGRSMMARLAPPGMAGEMFGLYSLTGRFVGFFGPLLFGLATQAFASQRVGMATVLAFFVIGFGLMLAVREPAR from the coding sequence TTGAGCGAAGCCGTCGCCTCACACACACCCTCCCGCCGCGCCATCGCGTCCTGGTGCCTCTACGACTGGGCGAATTCCGCCTACAACACCATCATCACCACCTTCGTCTTCTCGGTCTATTTCGCCCGCGGCGTGGTCGGCGACCCGGTGGAGGGCACGGCGCGCTGGGGAGCGGCGATGACCGCGGCCGGCGTCGCCATCGCGCTGCTCAGCCCGGTGCTGGGCGCCATCGCCGACCGGGCAGGGCGTCGCAAGCCCTGGATGGCCCTGTTCACCGGGCTGACGGTGGCCTTCACCGTGGCGCTCTGGTGGGTCAGGCCCGATCCGGCCGATGCCGCCTTCGCGCTTGCCTGCGTGGTGATCGCCACCGTGTCGTTCGAACTGGCGAACGTCTTCTACAACGCCAGCCTGCCGGGGCTGGTGCCGCCGCGGCTGCTGGGAAGGGTGTCGGGCTGGGGCTGGGGCATCGGCTATTTCGGCGGGCTGACCTGCCTCGTGCTGGCGCTGGTCGGCTTCGTCCAGGCGCCGGCCCCGCTGTTCGGCCTGTTCGGGCTGCAGTGGGCGGATTGGGGCGAGCAGGCGAATGTCCGCGCCACCGCGCTGCTGGCCGCGGTGTGGTACGGCGTTTTCGCGCTGCCCTATTTCCTGTGGGTGCCTGACGAACCCTCGACCGGCCAGGGCCTGCTGCGGGCGGCGCGCGATGGGGTGGCGACGCTTGTCGCCACGCTGCGCGAGGCCCGGCGCTACCGCCAGGTGATGCGTTTCCTGATCGCCAGCGCCTTCTACCGCGACGGCATCAACACCATCACCGCCTTCGGCGGGATCTTCGCCGCCGGCACCTTCGGCATGAGCTTCGAGGAAATCCTGGTCTTCGCCATCGTGCTGAACGTGGTGGCGGGGGCGGGGGCCATCGGCTTCGCCTGGATGGACGACCGGGCCGGGGCCAAGCCGGTGATCCTGATCGCGCTGGCCGGCATGTCGTTCTGCAGCGTGCCGCTGCTGCTGGCGACAGACCGGCTGTGGTTCTGGGTCTTCGCGCTGGGGCTGGGGCTGTTCTTCGGACCCGCGCAGGCGGCGGGACGCTCGATGATGGCGCGGCTGGCCCCGCCGGGCATGGCGGGCGAGATGTTCGGGCTCTACAGCCTGACCGGACGCTTCGTCGGCTTCTTCGGGCCGCTGCTGTTCGGGCTGGCGACCCAGGCCTTCGCCAGCCAGCGCGTCGGCATGGCGACGGTTCTCGCTTTCTTCGTGATCGGATTCGGGCTTATGCTGGCGGTTCGCGAACCGGCCCGTTAG